The genomic region CAACCAGACGCTGTGGGGCCAGGGCTTCCCGTTATTCGGCATCGGTGGCGACAAGTTCCCCATCCTAAACGGGGGTGGCAGCGACGCCATCGTGCTGGCCAACAACACCGAAGTGGCGGGCCTGCAGATCGACGGCGCTGAGGGTGCAGGCATCTTTGGAAGAAATGTCACGGGCTTCAACATCCACAACAATCGTATTACGAATAATATCGGCGATGGCATTGATATCTGGAATTATGGCACCTCCAGCACCGGCACCATCGCCCACAACCTGGTCGACTCCAATAACCATGGCATCTATTTGTTTAATGATGCAAGGAATGGGCAGAACATCTCCCAGACGGTCAGCATCACTGGTAATACCATTACTAATAACAACAATGAAGACATAAAGGATCACAGCAGATCTCACGATGTCGGCAGCAGTATTACTCAAAACCTGACCATCAGCGGCAACACCATCAGCGGCAGCAGTCGTAACGGTATCTACGTTCGTAACGAAGCGTATGACAGTGGGAGTCTGACACAGACGCTTGCCATCACCAGCAACACCATCAGCGGCAACGGCAGAGATGGCGTGAGAATAATCGATGAAGCTCGCTATAAATCTGTAATTTCGCAGACCTCGACAATCAAGTTCAATACCATCAGTGGCAATTACAAACGTGGCATTTATGTCCGCAATGTGGCCTATAACGACGGCGGGCATATTACCCAGACACTCACGATTGCCAACAATACCATCACCAATAATAGATACAGCGGCATATATCTTCAGAATCGGGCTTATTACAACGGCAGCATTACCCAGACGGTCAGCATCGCCAGCAATATCATCAGCGGCAATGGCGGGAGCGGTATAAGAGTCAACAATAATGCCTTCGCCAACTACTACGAAGAAAACGGCGGCGGCAGTATTAGTCAGACTTTGAATATTGCCAGCAATACCATCACCAACAATAGCGAATCCGGCATTTACCTCCGCAACTTTGCCGGCTATGGGAGCAGCGTTACCCAGACCGCGACCATCAGCCACAACACCATCACGGGCAATGGCGAAAGCGGTATCTATCTGAAGAACAGGGCTGCCTATTACGGTAGCAGTACTCAGACGGTTACCATCACCGGGAACACGATAAAGAACAATGCCAACCATGGCGTACGGATGTACAACTACGCGTATGATGGCGGTGTCGCCACCCAACACGTGGATCTCTCCGGTGGTAATACCATCAGCGGCAACAATGGCTTTGGAGTAAGCATATACAATAGGTACAGCGACGGCACGGCCAACCAGACAGTGGACCTGCGTAACAACACGATTGTTAACAACACCGCAGGCAGCATCTACTACAACGGGCGCCATTCGCAGACCATTACCCTGCCTGATGGTACAGTAATTACCAACTGACGATTCATCAATCATCGTTCCGGCAGTCCCCCGCAGATGAAGCGGGGCAGGCTCTGCCGGAATGACGACTAGGCGGCAGTCAAATTACGAAGTTGCTCCGCCAGCGCCGCTACCGTGGGCAGGACGCGCTCGATCTCGGCTTCGTTCTTGCGCCACTTGTCTGCATCCGGCGGGGTGAGGGTATAGCGCGAATTCGACAGGGTCTTGGAAGTGACTTCCTCCATGCGCGGGCCGAACGGGATTTCGGCAAACGAGCACAAGCGCTGGATTTGCCCGCGCGGATCATTCAACAAATCCTCGTAGCGCAGGCTGCACCACTCGGAAACGGGCAGATCCGCGAGGTCGTCTAGAATCTGCTGGTTGGCCAACTGCCATTGGCGGGCGGCGACTTCCTCCAGCGGTTTGCCGTTCAGTTCACGCCAGCCGGGAATGAGCAGCATCGACCAGCGCAGCGGTCCCGACCAGCCCGGCAACTGCGGGTAGGTCACAAATTTCCCTGAGCGCCACGCCTCCATGATGCTACTGACATTGGCGCGCGGTTCGCGGTGCAGGAAGATGAAGCGCGCATCCGGGAACACGGCCTTGAGGAGAGGGATGCGCAGGGCGTTTTTGGGTGTTTTCTCCAGAAATCGCACCGCCACGCCGTTTTGTCCCTGCAGGCGTTTGCCATCCGCATCCTGCAGGTGTGAGGCAAAGTTTGCGCGCAATGCATTGGTGGCCTCTGGTGTTGCGTCCGCCGCCGTCAGCCGGTTGGAGTGAAATTGATTGGCGGCGGGGCTCAGTCCCTGAATGCCTTCGATGAGCTCGTGACTTTCACCGCCGACGGTCCACAATGCGCGGTTGTTCGCCAGCGTTTCAAACAGCAGCGTGCTGCCCGAGCGCGGCGCGGAGACGATGAAGACGGGACGATCGAAAAGTCCCTGGCTGCGCGGTTGCAGCACAGGTGCCGGCATGGGGCCGCTGGCCTGTGCCGAAGGCAACGCGGCGGCGGTTCCGGCATATTTCGGGTTGAGTGCCACGCCCAGGCGCGAGTGGAGCACGCTCAGGGCCGTGAGCTGATTGCTGGCCATCACCAAACCGTCCGCCACGCCGGCGGCGCGGCGCAGGGTTTCCTCCAGCAGTGCCTTGTAAAACGGCCAGCCGGAGGGCTGCTCGCCATGCACCGACCATATGGACCGCCATTCGTAGCGCAGCGAACGAACCAAGTGCGCAAAGGTCCGCAGGTTGGCCTCTGAACCACCGGCGACCACTTGCAGGTCGTCGGTCAGGTCTTTCATCAACCAGTCCATTTCGCCCGGCGACATGACCACCGGCACGTTGTAGCGTTCGGTGGGAAAAGTTGCGGCCGCGCCGGGTTGGTAGGGTACGAGCCGCGCCTCCCGTGGTTTGGCATTGGGGTCAAATGGGTTGACGCCGGTGCCGACCAGGTCCCAGAAGGCGGCGGAACCGACCGTGTCGAACACCAGATGCACGCGGGTGAAATTGGCGGGGTTGATGACCTTGTGAGAACGCCAGTTGTCGAACACCCAGGCCTCGCCGGCACCCATGTGCACGTCGCGCCCGTTGCACCAGAAGCGTACCGCCGTGTTGGTGATGATGGGGATGTGCACGCGCACGCGATGAGCCCAGTAGTAGTGGATGTCGCTGTGCTGGGAGACCTCGCTTTTGGGGTTCAGGCGCATCAGCCGCGAGCGGCCGATGACGGTGTTGAAGGAAGCCAGGATTTGCCGGACGTACGGACAGCGGTCGAGCTTCTCCGTCACCTGCATGGGGCCTTCCATGTCGTCATTCTGGCCGCCGTGGGCCGAGACCAGCACCATGGCGGTGTTGCCCTCGTAACCCTGGGGGTGATCGCGCCACTCCTGCTCGCTGAAACCGTTCACCTCCTCGGTGAGCCGCTGCACGTCAAAACGCAGGGGCAGCCGGTAAAATTCAGCGTTGAGCTTCATGTTGCATGCATCTCACAATCTCTTGCCGCAAGGTATAATCCCAGCCAGTCCTGATTCTTAGAGTTGACCAGTGACCGCAACCCAGACCACCCCCGTCCTGCCGCGCGCGCGCAACGACGCCTGCGCCTGCGACAGCGGCTTGAAGCACAAGCACTGTTGCGGCCAGATCACGGTTTCCCTCCCGCGGCCGGCCGAGGTCGCGCAACTGGAACCATTGTACCGCGAGGTGCAGACGGCGTTTGAGCAGCAGCAATGGGCGCCGGCGGCTGAGGGCTGCGTGCGCATCCTGAGCGAGGCGCCGGGCCACGTCCGCGCGCTACGCTTACTATACCTGATCCGCAAGCAGGAAGGCCGGCTGCCGGCCGCCGAGGCCCTGTGCCGGCGGCTGGTGACATTGCTCCCCGGCGACGATTGGGCGGCCTGCGAATTGTCATTGATGCTCTACGAGCGTCGCGAGTTCGAGGAGGCGGAAAAACACGCCCGCAATGGCGTGCGCCTCAACCCCGATAACGCCCAGGCCCACAATCTGATGGGCATGATCCTGACCGATACCCACCGGCTGTTGCCCGGCGAATTTCATTACCGCAAGGCCCTGGAGTTGCATGGACCGGTCGGCAAGCTGTGTGCCAATTTCGGGCTCAACCTGAAGAATCAAGGCAAGCTGGAGGAGGCCGAGAAGTGGTACCGGAAGGCCATCGAGATGGAGCCGGACAACATCGAGAGCCGCATGGGCTTCGCGCGCATGAAAGAGGTGGCCAAGGACATCGAAGGCGCCATGAAGCTGACCGAATCCGTCACCCAGGATACGGTGGGATTGCATCTGACGCGCGCCACGCTGCTGCGACGCTCGAAAAAATATGACAAGGCGTTGGCGGAACTGGACCATGTTGGTGCCGCGGTTCAGGAGGGCAGCGCCGGCTATTGGTATGAGCGCGGCGAATTGCTCGACAAAATGGAACGCTATGACGAGGCCTTTGCCGCTTTTAACCGGGCCAATGAAATCGTGCGCCAGTCGCCCAACCGCGCCTATGATCGCGAACGATCCAACCAGCTCGCGCTGCGATTGAAAAATTTCTTCGTGCGCTGGCGGGTGGACAAACTGCCGCGCGGCGTGCGCGGCGAACACGAACCCGCCTGCCCCGTCTTCATCGTGGGCTTCCCGCGTTCCGGCACGACCATGATCGAACAGATGCTGACTTCACATCCGAAGATCAGCGCCGGCGATGAACTGCCGTTTATCTGGGACCTGACCCGCGTGGCGCCGAAGATTCTGAACAGCGATTTGTTTTATCCGGAATGTCTCGCCGATCTCTGGTTCGGCGACAACCAGGTGGCGCTGGAAACGTTCCGCGATTTTTATCTCAAGAACACCCGCCAGCTGGGCATCATCCGGAAAGGCGTGCCGTTTTTCACCGACAAGATGCCGCTCAACGAGACCAATCTCGGGTTCATTCACCTGTTGTTCCCCGAGGCGCCAGTCGTGCATCTGATCCGGCATCCGCTGGACATCGTGCTGTCCTGTTTCTTCAACGACCTTACCCACGGCAACAATTGTTCCTACGGTCTGGACACGGCGGCGGAACACTTCGTCCTGATTCGCGATCTGGTCGATCACTACCTCGACAACATGAACATAAAATATCTGCCCATCAAATACGAGGAAGTGGTGGCAGACCCGGAGTCACAGTGCCGCCGGTTGCTCGAATTTGTTGGCGTGGAATGGGACCCGCGCTGTCTCGCCTTCCATGAAAACCAGCGCTATGCCCGCACCGCGAGCTATGCCCAGGTCACGGAAAAACTGTATACGCGCTCCGTTTACCGCCATCGCAATTATCTGCAGCATCTGCAGGGCATCATCCCCGCCCTCAAGCCCGTCTGCGATCGCCTGGGCTATCCCATTTGACCGGGGTGGACGGACGCGGCTATTTCAGCAGCGGGTGATCCTTCGGCAGTTGTCCCGCGTACCACATGGCCAGCCGGTGCCGCATGGATTGTTGCGAGACCTGATCCTCGGGCATCGGCGGAATGACCTTGTCGTGCACCAGCAGCCGGTAAATGTAAAGGATTTTATCGCCGACTGAATCCGAGGGCTCGAATACGACGGCGCCGCGTCCCTCGGCGTATTTCACGCCGGCCTGGATCGCGGCCTTGATCAGCTCCGCCTCGTGCTTCAATTTGCTCATGTCGGCTTCGGCGAAAAAAATATGGAACTCCTGGGGAGGAGGGCGACACTCCCCAACCCACCGCCCGTCAACAGGCTATTTTTTGATCTGGGAAGATGCCTTGTCGAAGGCCTTCTTCATCGCGTCCCACGCTGAATCCATGCCGGCCTTCATTTTCTGCATGGCAGGTTCGCTGGCCGTATGCAGTTCCTGCAGTTTTTTCATCGCCTCATCGCGGCTGTCACGCATCGCCTTGATCTGATCCGCGTATTTGACCTGCAATTCGGCGTTCATCTGTTTGGCCTTGCTGGTCAGTTGATCGATCTCCGTGTCGAATTTCTTCAACTGCTCGTTCATTTTCGCGATGTATTCATCTTTCTTGCTCATGACCTGGCTCCTTTGCTTGCTGCTGGTGGATTAACCTGCTGACCGCCCTCAAGTGAAACTATTTTGCGCCCTCCGGAGGCACTAAACCAGTGGTGGATTCCAACACCGCCCGCAATGGGGCGGGCGCCTGTGGCAGGTGGCCCAATCATTGCCCGAAGCGTAACATTTGGCCTTCCGGAATACTCTAAAAGGCAGCAAATATGTCAATGGTATGAAGGAGAGCCATCATGTTTTGCGAAATCCGCGGTGCCGGTTTGAAAGTATCCCCGAAGCAGTTTCCCGATCCGGCGCTGGATATCCCGGCGGCGGAGGCCGGACATGAAGCCAGGGCGGTGCTGGCCGCCGGCTGCTTCTGGTGTGTGGAGGCCGTCTTTCAGGAACTGGACGGCGTGCAGGCTGTGGTCTCGGGCTATGCCGGGGGCACCGCATCAACGGCGGATTACCGCACCGTCTGTGGCGGCGCAACCAATCATGCCGAGGTGGTGGAGATCCGCTATGACCCCGCGCGCATCAGCTACGGTCAGTTGCTGAAGGTGTTCTTTTCCGTGGCCCACGATCCAACCCAGCTCAATCGCCAGGGTAATGATCGCGGCCGCCAATATCGCTCGGCCATCTTCTACGCCAATGAGCGCGAAAGGCGGGTGGCGGCGGCGTACATCAAACAGCTGAACGAGGCGGGCGTGTTTTCCGGTCCCATCGTGACCAGCCTGGAGCCGTTGGAGAAGTTCTTTGAGGCCGAGGAATATCATCAGGATTACGCCGATCGCAATCCGGGCCAGCCCTACATCGCCGCGGTGGCGATGCCGAAGGTGGAAAAGCTGCGCCGGTATTTCGGCGATCAACTCAAGAATCAGACGGCCGGAAAGTGATCATGAGCGCAGATTCAAAATCCACGGCGGGACGTTCGGCCGCCGGGCACGACTTGACACCACTTACGGCCGAGAAGCGTGCCCGGCTTGCAGAAAGGCTGACGCAGGAAGAGCGACACGTCCTGCTTAATCATGGCACCGAGCGGCCGTTCTGCGGCACGCTGTTGCACAACAAGGAACCGGGCGCCTATGTCTGCCGCCTGTGCGGCCTGCCGTTGTTCAAGTCTGGTTCGAAGTTTGATTCAGGCACCGGCTGGCCGAGCTTCTTCGCGCCCATCGATCCGGACCATATCGCCAATATCCGCGATTCGAGCCTGGGGATGGAGCGCGTTGAGATCCGCTGCCGCCGTTGCGACGGCCATCTGGGGCATGTGTTCCCCGACGGACCGCCGCCGACTGGTTTGCGCTATTGCCTGAACTCCGTGTCGCTGGAATTCGTCGCCGACAAAAAACAACCTTGACAACCATGTGATGCAAC from Gammaproteobacteria bacterium harbors:
- a CDS encoding right-handed parallel beta-helix repeat-containing protein, translating into NQTLWGQGFPLFGIGGDKFPILNGGGSDAIVLANNTEVAGLQIDGAEGAGIFGRNVTGFNIHNNRITNNIGDGIDIWNYGTSSTGTIAHNLVDSNNHGIYLFNDARNGQNISQTVSITGNTITNNNNEDIKDHSRSHDVGSSITQNLTISGNTISGSSRNGIYVRNEAYDSGSLTQTLAITSNTISGNGRDGVRIIDEARYKSVISQTSTIKFNTISGNYKRGIYVRNVAYNDGGHITQTLTIANNTITNNRYSGIYLQNRAYYNGSITQTVSIASNIISGNGGSGIRVNNNAFANYYEENGGGSISQTLNIASNTITNNSESGIYLRNFAGYGSSVTQTATISHNTITGNGESGIYLKNRAAYYGSSTQTVTITGNTIKNNANHGVRMYNYAYDGGVATQHVDLSGGNTISGNNGFGVSIYNRYSDGTANQTVDLRNNTIVNNTAGSIYYNGRHSQTITLPDGTVITN
- a CDS encoding sulfotransferase yields the protein MKLNAEFYRLPLRFDVQRLTEEVNGFSEQEWRDHPQGYEGNTAMVLVSAHGGQNDDMEGPMQVTEKLDRCPYVRQILASFNTVIGRSRLMRLNPKSEVSQHSDIHYYWAHRVRVHIPIITNTAVRFWCNGRDVHMGAGEAWVFDNWRSHKVINPANFTRVHLVFDTVGSAAFWDLVGTGVNPFDPNAKPREARLVPYQPGAAATFPTERYNVPVVMSPGEMDWLMKDLTDDLQVVAGGSEANLRTFAHLVRSLRYEWRSIWSVHGEQPSGWPFYKALLEETLRRAAGVADGLVMASNQLTALSVLHSRLGVALNPKYAGTAAALPSAQASGPMPAPVLQPRSQGLFDRPVFIVSAPRSGSTLLFETLANNRALWTVGGESHELIEGIQGLSPAANQFHSNRLTAADATPEATNALRANFASHLQDADGKRLQGQNGVAVRFLEKTPKNALRIPLLKAVFPDARFIFLHREPRANVSSIMEAWRSGKFVTYPQLPGWSGPLRWSMLLIPGWRELNGKPLEEVAARQWQLANQQILDDLADLPVSEWCSLRYEDLLNDPRGQIQRLCSFAEIPFGPRMEEVTSKTLSNSRYTLTPPDADKWRKNEAEIERVLPTVAALAEQLRNLTAA
- a CDS encoding sulfotransferase, whose product is MTATQTTPVLPRARNDACACDSGLKHKHCCGQITVSLPRPAEVAQLEPLYREVQTAFEQQQWAPAAEGCVRILSEAPGHVRALRLLYLIRKQEGRLPAAEALCRRLVTLLPGDDWAACELSLMLYERREFEEAEKHARNGVRLNPDNAQAHNLMGMILTDTHRLLPGEFHYRKALELHGPVGKLCANFGLNLKNQGKLEEAEKWYRKAIEMEPDNIESRMGFARMKEVAKDIEGAMKLTESVTQDTVGLHLTRATLLRRSKKYDKALAELDHVGAAVQEGSAGYWYERGELLDKMERYDEAFAAFNRANEIVRQSPNRAYDRERSNQLALRLKNFFVRWRVDKLPRGVRGEHEPACPVFIVGFPRSGTTMIEQMLTSHPKISAGDELPFIWDLTRVAPKILNSDLFYPECLADLWFGDNQVALETFRDFYLKNTRQLGIIRKGVPFFTDKMPLNETNLGFIHLLFPEAPVVHLIRHPLDIVLSCFFNDLTHGNNCSYGLDTAAEHFVLIRDLVDHYLDNMNIKYLPIKYEEVVADPESQCRRLLEFVGVEWDPRCLAFHENQRYARTASYAQVTEKLYTRSVYRHRNYLQHLQGIIPALKPVCDRLGYPI
- a CDS encoding DUF5062 family protein, producing the protein MSKLKHEAELIKAAIQAGVKYAEGRGAVVFEPSDSVGDKILYIYRLLVHDKVIPPMPEDQVSQQSMRHRLAMWYAGQLPKDHPLLK
- the msrA gene encoding peptide-methionine (S)-S-oxide reductase MsrA yields the protein MFCEIRGAGLKVSPKQFPDPALDIPAAEAGHEARAVLAAGCFWCVEAVFQELDGVQAVVSGYAGGTASTADYRTVCGGATNHAEVVEIRYDPARISYGQLLKVFFSVAHDPTQLNRQGNDRGRQYRSAIFYANERERRVAAAYIKQLNEAGVFSGPIVTSLEPLEKFFEAEEYHQDYADRNPGQPYIAAVAMPKVEKLRRYFGDQLKNQTAGK
- the msrB gene encoding peptide-methionine (R)-S-oxide reductase MsrB — protein: MSADSKSTAGRSAAGHDLTPLTAEKRARLAERLTQEERHVLLNHGTERPFCGTLLHNKEPGAYVCRLCGLPLFKSGSKFDSGTGWPSFFAPIDPDHIANIRDSSLGMERVEIRCRRCDGHLGHVFPDGPPPTGLRYCLNSVSLEFVADKKQP